In Bacteroidota bacterium, a single window of DNA contains:
- a CDS encoding 2Fe-2S iron-sulfur cluster-binding protein: MPVITLANENKTIEVPVGANLRRALLNNGVSPYIGFAKIINCRGFELCGTCRVEVVDGKGASARREDEEQTLISSTPFYARRIEKNIRLSCQTSVMGDMTVKTYPKVAIDKERTKEMMIKSGISAVFILLFGIFFLAMFLDMIKII; this comes from the coding sequence ATGCCAGTCATTACGCTTGCAAATGAAAACAAGACGATCGAAGTTCCGGTCGGTGCAAACCTCCGCCGTGCGTTGCTGAATAACGGCGTCTCGCCGTATATCGGTTTTGCCAAGATCATCAATTGCCGGGGTTTTGAATTGTGCGGCACGTGCCGTGTGGAAGTCGTCGATGGAAAAGGGGCCTCGGCACGAAGGGAAGACGAGGAGCAGACGCTTATCAGCAGCACGCCGTTCTACGCGCGCCGGATCGAAAAAAATATCCGCCTCTCCTGCCAGACGTCGGTCATGGGGGATATGACGGTGAAGACCTATCCCAAAGTCGCCATCGACAAGGAGCGGACGAAGGAGATGATGATCAAGTCGGGCATCTCCGCAGTCTTCATCCTTCTCTTCGGCATCTTCTTTCTGGCGATGTTTCTGGATATGATCAAAATAATTTGA
- a CDS encoding TolC family protein, translating into MSKLVLMAFAVMTTAAAVGQTKAVISLKGALNTALVNYPELKSKRYLVASAEATVTDAEHQELPAFFFSDQVDLGTDNGVGGSYFPMGIIPSTSGGIRTDNITSTFSGNLGVAYLQHELYNFGLNGARIDAARSLVDFSNADYQESTYLLQYHVAQLYFELLRYRLLVNVQQKNIDRYSVLYNYIKAFTKSGIKPGVDSSIANAEVSRARIEYVQSSEAYRKLKQEFLYYTGYKVADFDIDTTLYGLPEERLGRMQQSVAGESVDNGNPVLAFYNNRWEYSLSQENLISKSYLPKLYLVGSAWMRGSSISPKDVFGSLSTGLDYSRYNYMAGIALTYNIVDLLHQSDRTTIQHLQTESMQQDAVQQRTELEHQLQQADIAIQAVMEREREIPRLLSAAQNVFAQKSAQYNAGIANITELEEASYLLYKAEIDEVELLPDLLNTLLNKAVTNNTLNAFLTNF; encoded by the coding sequence ATGTCCAAGTTAGTCTTGATGGCTTTTGCTGTTATGACAACTGCCGCAGCAGTGGGGCAAACAAAGGCCGTCATCAGTCTTAAAGGGGCGTTGAACACGGCGCTGGTGAATTATCCGGAGCTCAAATCGAAACGGTATCTCGTCGCGAGCGCCGAAGCGACGGTGACCGACGCCGAACATCAGGAACTCCCGGCGTTTTTCTTCAGCGACCAGGTCGACCTCGGCACCGACAACGGCGTCGGCGGTTCGTACTTCCCGATGGGAATCATCCCATCCACCTCAGGCGGAATTCGCACCGACAACATCACGAGCACATTCTCCGGCAACCTCGGCGTTGCCTACCTTCAGCACGAGCTCTATAATTTCGGCTTGAACGGGGCGCGGATCGACGCGGCAAGGTCTCTCGTCGATTTCAGCAACGCGGATTACCAGGAATCGACGTACCTGCTGCAGTACCACGTCGCCCAGCTCTATTTCGAACTGCTCCGGTACCGGCTGCTGGTCAACGTGCAGCAAAAGAACATCGACCGTTACAGCGTGCTCTATAATTATATCAAAGCTTTCACGAAGAGCGGCATCAAACCGGGGGTCGATTCGTCGATCGCGAACGCCGAAGTCTCGCGGGCCCGGATCGAATACGTGCAATCGTCCGAAGCATACCGGAAGCTGAAACAGGAGTTTCTCTACTATACCGGGTACAAGGTCGCGGATTTCGACATCGATACGACGCTCTACGGACTTCCCGAGGAGCGTCTCGGCCGTATGCAGCAAAGCGTCGCCGGCGAATCGGTGGACAACGGAAATCCGGTGCTGGCCTTCTACAACAACCGGTGGGAATATTCCCTGTCGCAGGAAAACCTGATCTCGAAAAGCTATCTCCCGAAATTGTATCTGGTCGGGAGCGCATGGATGCGCGGCTCGAGCATTTCCCCGAAGGACGTCTTCGGCAGCTTGTCGACGGGCCTGGACTACAGCCGCTACAATTACATGGCGGGCATCGCGTTGACGTACAACATCGTCGACCTTCTGCACCAGAGCGACCGGACGACGATCCAGCACCTGCAGACCGAATCGATGCAGCAGGATGCGGTGCAGCAAAGAACCGAACTTGAGCATCAGCTCCAGCAGGCGGACATCGCGATCCAGGCAGTGATGGAGAGGGAGCGGGAAATTCCCCGCCTGCTGAGCGCGGCGCAGAATGTGTTCGCGCAAAAATCGGCGCAGTACAACGCGGGCATCGCGAACATCACCGAGCTGGAAGAGGCCTCGTACCTCCTTTACAAAGCCGAGATCGACGAGGTGGAGCTCTTGCCCGATCTGTTGAACACGCTTTTGAACAAAGCGGTCACCAACAACACCCTTAACGCGTTTCTTACAAATTTCTGA
- a CDS encoding efflux RND transporter permease subunit has translation MVDFALKRPITIIVIFLGIILFSIVAIFTIPIDIFPKLNSPTIYVIEPYGGMSAQQMEGFFATRMQDQFLYITGVKNIQSRNIQGLTILQLTFYENTDMAEASAQVALQVSRAMNFFPPGAVPPQVIRFDASSLPVGELVFSSQTRALKDIYDLAMTRIRPMFATVPGLSAPPPMGANARTLLMNIDPEKIRSYNVTPDEVVQAIVKNNVITPSGNVRIGNTMYITTNNSLEQTVEDFKKIPIVTNGASTVFMSDVATVSDAADITVGYALVNDKRSVYIPVVKTADASTMDVVNGLKARLPEMRDLMPKDVSISYEFDQSVFVINAVKSLVTEGAMGALLTGLMVLLFLRDWRSCLIVVTTIPVSVISAVMFLKLAGQTINLMTLSGLSLAIGILVDQATVTIENIHQHLEMGKDKKLAIYDACREISFPLLLILLCILAVFAPSFVMNGVPKAMFLPLSLSIGFAMIISFLAAQMLVPVLTNWILKTERYTHTHGKGHAHAGLALDNTEVGEIDSHLNYEEKHPDENDFFQKLKTGFLKQVEKLFPKRKMWVTAYFAATIVAAGTCFTIIGKDMLPKVNSGQFQLRIREPDGTRLERTEDAVHRILAIIDSTVDGHIGISSAYVGLIPSSFGTSNLYVFNSGTHEAVLQVALDEDYKVNLDDLKERLRYAINKDLPGIKLSFEPIELTEKIMSQGASTPIEVRVAGKNMGDIETYAGRLRRKLSDVPYLRDVQIQQPLKFPVINVTFDRLKIAQMGLNLYDVAHSVTDATSSSRFTEKNLWLDVNNSYTYQTQGEVPEYMMDDMSQIKSIPLVKGMNRPILSDVATFSIDTIAGEYDRSGPRRFVTVSANINRKDVGTATAAVEGAIGQLGELPPGMKIEIRGMSSLLTETFSSLQSGLVVAVVTILLLLAANYQSFKLSLVVLATVPAVLFGSLIALLLTGSTLNLQSYMGIIMAIGVSVANAILIVTNAEELRLKYRDVVRASQVAAGVRLRPILMTGIAMIAGMIPMASGFGEAGDQTAPLGRAVIGGLAASMAAALYFVPLVYSLVQAKASYEDPSLLPDQSITLESSHA, from the coding sequence ATGGTAGACTTCGCACTGAAACGGCCGATCACGATCATCGTCATTTTCCTGGGAATTATTTTATTCTCGATCGTCGCGATCTTCACGATCCCGATCGACATCTTTCCCAAACTCAACTCTCCCACCATTTACGTCATCGAGCCGTACGGCGGAATGTCGGCGCAGCAGATGGAGGGATTCTTTGCCACGCGCATGCAGGATCAGTTCCTCTATATCACCGGAGTGAAGAACATCCAGAGCCGGAACATTCAGGGGCTGACGATCCTGCAGCTGACGTTCTATGAGAACACCGATATGGCGGAAGCCTCCGCTCAGGTAGCGCTGCAGGTGAGCCGAGCGATGAACTTTTTCCCGCCGGGGGCGGTCCCTCCGCAAGTGATCCGGTTCGACGCCTCGTCCCTTCCGGTCGGAGAACTCGTCTTCAGCAGCCAGACCCGCGCGCTGAAGGATATTTACGACCTGGCGATGACCCGCATCCGGCCGATGTTCGCCACCGTTCCGGGGCTTTCGGCCCCCCCGCCGATGGGGGCCAACGCGCGGACGCTCCTGATGAACATCGATCCGGAGAAGATCCGCAGCTACAACGTGACCCCCGACGAGGTCGTGCAGGCGATCGTCAAGAATAATGTCATCACCCCTTCGGGAAACGTCCGCATCGGCAACACGATGTACATTACGACCAATAACTCGCTGGAACAGACTGTCGAAGATTTCAAGAAGATCCCGATCGTCACGAACGGCGCCTCCACGGTCTTTATGAGCGACGTTGCGACGGTCTCGGACGCCGCCGACATCACCGTAGGCTACGCCCTCGTGAACGACAAACGGTCGGTGTACATTCCGGTAGTGAAAACGGCCGACGCATCGACAATGGACGTGGTGAACGGATTGAAGGCGCGGCTCCCGGAAATGAGGGACCTGATGCCGAAGGACGTCAGCATTTCGTACGAATTCGACCAATCGGTCTTCGTCATCAACGCGGTGAAGAGCCTCGTCACCGAGGGGGCCATGGGGGCGCTGCTCACCGGCCTGATGGTGCTCCTCTTCCTGCGCGATTGGCGGAGCTGCCTTATCGTTGTGACGACCATTCCGGTCTCTGTCATCAGCGCCGTGATGTTCCTGAAATTGGCGGGACAGACCATCAACCTGATGACGCTCAGCGGACTTTCCCTGGCGATCGGAATTCTCGTCGACCAGGCCACGGTCACCATAGAAAATATCCATCAGCATCTGGAGATGGGAAAGGATAAAAAACTCGCCATCTATGATGCCTGCAGGGAAATTTCCTTCCCCCTCCTGCTGATCCTCCTGTGCATTCTCGCGGTATTCGCCCCTTCGTTTGTCATGAACGGCGTTCCAAAAGCAATGTTCCTTCCCCTCTCGCTGTCGATCGGCTTTGCCATGATCATCTCGTTCCTCGCGGCGCAGATGCTCGTCCCGGTGCTGACGAACTGGATCTTGAAAACGGAGCGGTATACTCATACGCACGGAAAGGGGCACGCCCACGCCGGCCTCGCGCTGGACAACACGGAGGTCGGAGAGATCGACTCGCATCTTAACTACGAGGAGAAGCATCCCGACGAAAACGATTTCTTCCAGAAACTGAAAACGGGTTTTCTGAAACAGGTCGAGAAGCTTTTCCCGAAAAGGAAGATGTGGGTGACAGCATATTTCGCCGCCACCATCGTCGCCGCCGGCACGTGCTTTACCATCATCGGAAAAGACATGCTCCCCAAGGTCAACTCCGGCCAGTTCCAGCTGCGCATACGCGAGCCGGACGGCACGAGGCTCGAGCGGACCGAAGACGCGGTGCACCGGATCCTCGCGATCATCGATTCGACGGTGGACGGGCACATCGGCATCAGTTCCGCGTATGTCGGCCTGATCCCGTCAAGCTTCGGAACGAGCAACCTGTACGTTTTCAACAGCGGAACGCATGAGGCCGTGCTGCAGGTTGCGCTGGATGAAGACTACAAGGTGAACCTGGACGACTTGAAAGAGCGGCTGCGGTACGCGATCAACAAAGACCTCCCCGGCATCAAGCTGAGCTTCGAGCCGATCGAGCTGACGGAAAAGATCATGAGCCAGGGGGCGTCGACTCCGATCGAGGTGCGTGTGGCGGGAAAAAATATGGGGGATATTGAAACGTACGCCGGCCGGCTTCGCCGGAAACTGTCCGACGTCCCGTATCTCCGCGACGTCCAGATCCAGCAGCCGCTGAAGTTCCCGGTCATCAACGTCACCTTCGACCGGCTGAAGATCGCCCAGATGGGACTGAACCTCTACGATGTCGCGCATTCGGTGACGGATGCGACGTCGTCCAGCCGCTTCACCGAAAAAAATCTCTGGTTGGACGTCAACAATTCCTACACTTACCAGACCCAGGGGGAGGTTCCCGAGTACATGATGGACGACATGAGCCAGATCAAGTCCATCCCGCTTGTGAAGGGGATGAACCGGCCGATCCTCTCCGATGTGGCGACATTCTCCATCGACACGATCGCGGGGGAATACGACCGGTCGGGTCCGCGGCGATTCGTCACGGTGAGCGCCAACATCAATAGAAAGGATGTCGGGACGGCGACGGCGGCCGTTGAAGGAGCGATCGGCCAGCTCGGCGAACTTCCTCCGGGAATGAAAATCGAGATCCGCGGCATGTCGAGCCTGCTGACGGAGACCTTTTCAAGCCTGCAGAGCGGATTGGTGGTCGCCGTCGTGACCATCCTTCTTCTGCTGGCGGCCAATTATCAGTCGTTCAAGCTTTCGCTCGTCGTCCTCGCGACCGTGCCGGCAGTGCTGTTCGGCTCGCTCATCGCGCTGCTGCTCACCGGGTCGACGCTGAACCTTCAATCGTACATGGGAATCATCATGGCGATCGGCGTCTCGGTGGCGAATGCCATCCTTATCGTCACGAACGCCGAAGAGCTGCGTTTGAAATACCGGGATGTCGTAAGAGCGTCGCAGGTGGCCGCCGGCGTCCGGCTGCGTCCGATCCTCATGACCGGCATCGCGATGATCGCGGGCATGATCCCGATGGCATCGGGGTTCGGCGAAGCGGGGGACCAGACCGCCCCGCTCGGCCGAGCGGTCATCGGCGGGTTGGCGGCATCAATGGCCGCCGCGCTCTATTTTGTTCCGTTGGTCTATTCACTCGTTCAGGCAAAAGCGTCGTATGAAGACCCGTCGCTCTTGCCGGATCAATCAATTACATTAGAAAGTTCACACGCATGA
- a CDS encoding efflux RND transporter periplasmic adaptor subunit: MKTALYLPVTAILLAAASFSCSKSEGAAADKKTASIDSTTHPLYVIKAQAVKNVLRLPAQFSAYEAVSIFPKVNGYIKKMNVDIGSVVKEGEIIMEMEAPEIEENELAAHERFLKAEAAYDASKDSYDRLLRASKTAGAVSPNDLETAHSTMLSDKALCNSENASWKATETLKDYLIVRAPFDGTITQRNIHPGALVTVGTKTDGVPMLELQQISRLRLQVKVPETYATQLNADQEVSFTVEALPGRLFTGKIARQANSLDEKYRSEAVEIDVMNPEKLFMPGMYAEILLPVAGHTNALVVPQSAVVTSTEKKYVVKVSGHLARIVDVTTGNENDGMIEVFGTLSANDSVIAAAGDNIKQGEYINY, translated from the coding sequence ATGAAAACCGCATTGTATCTTCCCGTCACGGCCATCCTTCTCGCCGCTGCCTCATTTTCCTGCAGCAAAAGCGAGGGGGCCGCAGCGGATAAAAAAACCGCATCGATCGATTCGACGACCCATCCCCTGTACGTTATCAAAGCGCAGGCAGTGAAGAACGTTCTCCGTCTGCCTGCGCAATTCAGCGCGTATGAGGCCGTGAGCATCTTTCCGAAAGTGAACGGCTACATCAAAAAAATGAACGTTGACATCGGGTCGGTCGTCAAGGAGGGGGAGATCATCATGGAGATGGAAGCCCCGGAGATCGAGGAGAACGAACTTGCGGCCCATGAACGATTCCTGAAGGCAGAGGCGGCGTACGACGCAAGCAAAGACAGCTACGACCGGCTCCTCCGCGCCTCGAAAACCGCGGGAGCCGTCTCGCCGAACGACCTTGAGACGGCGCATTCGACGATGCTCTCGGACAAAGCGCTCTGCAACAGCGAGAACGCGAGCTGGAAGGCGACCGAAACGCTGAAAGACTATTTGATCGTGCGAGCTCCGTTCGACGGGACGATCACGCAGCGCAACATCCATCCCGGCGCGCTGGTGACGGTCGGAACAAAAACGGACGGTGTGCCGATGCTGGAGCTGCAGCAAATCTCGCGGCTCCGGCTGCAGGTGAAAGTTCCCGAAACGTACGCGACGCAGCTGAACGCAGACCAGGAAGTATCCTTCACGGTCGAAGCGCTGCCGGGACGGCTCTTCACCGGAAAGATCGCCCGTCAGGCGAATTCGCTGGACGAAAAATACCGGAGCGAAGCGGTGGAGATCGACGTCATGAACCCGGAGAAATTATTCATGCCGGGGATGTATGCGGAGATCCTGCTTCCCGTGGCGGGGCACACGAACGCGCTCGTGGTGCCGCAGTCAGCGGTGGTCACGTCAACCGAAAAAAAGTATGTCGTCAAAGTGAGCGGACATCTCGCCAGGATCGTCGACGTGACCACCGGAAATGAGAACGACGGAATGATCGAAGTGTTCGGCACCCTCAGCGCGAACGACAGCGTGATCGCCGCAGCCGGCGACAACATCAAGCAGGGGGAGTACATCAATTATTAA
- the phoU gene encoding phosphate signaling complex protein PhoU yields MPRHFEIELDQLRTNIIKMGSLVDEQIDLATTALLESNVERARLVMDRDGKVDGFDNLIDAQCERIFALTQPVATDLRLIMAALKINHELERMGDIAVNIAERAISLQYNLELLRRSRVIEMSSIAREMVKHAIDSFVNNDPDLAREILPKDDLVDNLNKNIFNFLVSEMKSHPEIIEPAAHIIVLSRHLERLADHATNISEDVVYLVDAKIVKHHAQDIE; encoded by the coding sequence ATGCCCCGACATTTTGAAATAGAGCTCGACCAACTTCGCACGAATATCATCAAGATGGGAAGTCTTGTGGACGAACAGATCGACCTCGCAACGACGGCCCTGCTTGAATCGAACGTCGAACGGGCGCGGCTGGTGATGGATCGCGACGGCAAGGTCGACGGGTTCGACAACCTCATCGATGCGCAGTGCGAACGGATCTTCGCGCTCACGCAGCCGGTTGCCACAGACCTGAGGCTGATCATGGCGGCGCTGAAGATCAACCATGAACTGGAACGGATGGGGGACATTGCGGTCAACATCGCCGAGCGGGCGATATCGCTTCAATACAACCTTGAACTGCTGCGGAGATCCCGCGTCATCGAAATGTCGAGCATCGCGCGGGAAATGGTGAAGCATGCGATCGATTCGTTCGTGAATAACGATCCGGACCTCGCTCGCGAGATCCTTCCGAAGGACGACCTTGTCGACAACCTCAACAAAAATATTTTCAACTTCCTCGTTTCGGAGATGAAGTCCCATCCTGAGATCATCGAACCGGCGGCTCATATCATCGTCCTGTCGCGTCATCTCGAGCGCCTCGCCGACCATGCAACGAACATCTCGGAGGATGTGGTCTATCTCGTCGATGCAAAGATCGTAAAACACCACGCGCAAGATATCGAGTAG
- the pstB gene encoding phosphate ABC transporter ATP-binding protein PstB: protein MNVKVSAVNVEAFFGKSKVLHGISLDVRQNAVVAIIGPSGCGKSTFLRCLNRMHEVAGGSRKGSIMLDGENIDEYDPVVLRRRVGMVFQKPNPFPTMSIFDNVAAGLRLNGMVRKNSLAETVERSLRQAALFDEVKDILDRSGISLSGGQQQRLCIARALAVDPEVILMDEPASALDPIATAKIEELIQELKKTYTIVIVTHNMQQAARVSDETAFFYLGQLIEFGETERLFTSPQKKQTEDYITGRFG from the coding sequence ATGAACGTAAAAGTTTCCGCTGTCAACGTGGAAGCGTTCTTTGGCAAGAGCAAAGTGCTGCACGGGATATCGCTCGACGTGCGCCAGAACGCGGTGGTCGCGATCATCGGCCCGTCGGGATGCGGCAAATCTACGTTCCTCCGGTGCCTGAACAGGATGCACGAAGTTGCCGGCGGTTCGCGCAAAGGCTCCATTATGCTGGACGGGGAAAATATCGACGAGTATGACCCGGTGGTTCTGCGCCGAAGGGTCGGGATGGTCTTCCAGAAGCCGAACCCTTTTCCGACAATGTCCATTTTTGACAACGTTGCGGCGGGATTGCGGCTGAACGGGATGGTAAGGAAGAATTCACTCGCAGAAACGGTCGAACGCAGCCTCCGCCAGGCGGCTCTCTTCGATGAAGTGAAAGACATTCTCGACAGGTCCGGGATCAGCTTGTCCGGAGGACAGCAGCAGCGGCTTTGCATCGCCCGGGCTCTCGCCGTGGACCCGGAGGTCATTCTGATGGACGAGCCGGCCAGCGCCCTGGACCCGATCGCGACGGCAAAGATCGAAGAGCTGATCCAGGAATTGAAAAAGACGTACACGATCGTGATCGTCACGCACAACATGCAGCAGGCCGCCCGCGTGAGCGACGAGACCGCGTTCTTCTACCTCGGCCAGCTCATCGAGTTCGGCGAGACGGAGCGGTTATTCACCTCACCTCAGAAAAAACAGACCGAAGATTACATCACCGGCCGTTTCGGATAG
- the pstA gene encoding phosphate ABC transporter permease PstA — protein MKHGYSKLHYWRKSKSAITTALCVLSALIAIIPLFLIFFYSLSQGIGALNLDFFTQMPKPVGESGGGMANAIVGTAILIGLGTLFGLPISLFTGIYLAEHKHGTFAAVVRFLTDVLSGIPSIVVGVVAYIIVVLPMKRFSALAGGVALGILMIPTATRTTEEMLLLVPQSIREAGLALGIARWKVTLRVILPTALRGITTGIILALARAAGETAPLLFTALGNRFWSTEIGQPIASLSVFIYDYAKAPFSDWNRQAWAAAFVLIFFITILNIIFRLVTRGRYAGNGH, from the coding sequence ATGAAACACGGGTATTCAAAACTTCACTATTGGCGGAAGTCAAAGAGCGCGATCACGACGGCGCTGTGCGTCCTGAGCGCCCTGATCGCCATCATCCCGCTTTTCCTCATCTTCTTCTATTCTCTCTCGCAGGGAATCGGAGCGCTCAACCTTGACTTTTTCACCCAGATGCCGAAGCCGGTCGGCGAAAGCGGCGGCGGGATGGCGAACGCGATCGTCGGAACGGCGATCCTCATCGGCCTCGGCACCCTCTTCGGACTGCCGATCAGCCTCTTTACCGGAATTTATCTCGCCGAACACAAGCACGGCACGTTTGCCGCGGTCGTCAGGTTCCTGACCGACGTGCTCAGCGGCATCCCCTCGATCGTGGTCGGCGTCGTCGCGTACATCATCGTCGTCCTTCCGATGAAACGGTTCTCCGCTTTGGCGGGGGGCGTGGCGCTCGGCATCCTGATGATCCCGACGGCGACAAGGACAACGGAAGAGATGCTCCTGCTCGTTCCACAGTCGATCCGGGAAGCGGGGCTCGCCCTCGGTATCGCCCGGTGGAAGGTCACGCTGCGCGTGATTCTTCCTACCGCACTGCGGGGAATCACGACGGGGATCATTCTCGCCCTTGCGCGGGCGGCGGGTGAAACGGCCCCGTTGCTGTTCACCGCTCTTGGAAATCGTTTTTGGTCGACGGAGATCGGCCAGCCGATCGCTTCGCTCAGCGTTTTTATCTATGATTATGCAAAGGCCCCGTTCTCGGACTGGAACAGGCAGGCGTGGGCGGCGGCGTTTGTCCTCATCTTTTTTATTACGATCCTGAACATTATATTTCGACTTGTCACGAGAGGACGCTATGCAGGAAACGGTCATTGA